One window from the genome of Streptococcus halotolerans encodes:
- a CDS encoding peptidylprolyl isomerase: MKKLLLISLVGLIFLTGCDKVERTLKGDDYVNQKKSLQQAKEANTKYQKDIQKALKSDQDAFPQLSDKVAKDESQVILSTSLGDINIKLFPKYAPLAVENFITHAKEGYYDGLTFHRVIKEFMIQAGDPNGDGTGGQSIWNGKDSNIDSGTGFKNEITPFLYNLRGALSMANAGSDRTNGSQFFINQNPKNQANQVKEGDYPTPIIDAYKDGGNLSLDGKYTVFGQVISGMDIVDKIAAVETGDRDKPKEKVTINKITVKQEAKSK, from the coding sequence ATGAAAAAATTATTGCTAATCAGTTTAGTTGGTCTTATTTTTTTAACAGGTTGTGACAAGGTGGAACGAACCCTCAAAGGCGATGATTATGTCAATCAAAAAAAGTCACTTCAACAAGCCAAAGAAGCCAATACTAAATATCAAAAAGATATTCAAAAAGCCTTGAAATCAGATCAAGATGCCTTTCCCCAGTTATCTGATAAGGTAGCCAAAGATGAGAGTCAAGTCATTTTATCCACAAGTCTGGGAGATATTAATATCAAACTGTTCCCTAAATATGCGCCGCTAGCTGTGGAAAACTTTATCACTCACGCTAAAGAAGGTTACTATGATGGCTTAACCTTCCACAGGGTTATTAAAGAGTTTATGATTCAAGCAGGTGATCCAAATGGCGATGGTACTGGAGGCCAATCTATTTGGAACGGGAAAGACTCTAACATTGACTCAGGTACTGGTTTTAAAAATGAAATCACACCCTTCCTCTACAATCTTAGAGGTGCGCTTTCTATGGCTAATGCTGGGTCAGATCGTACTAACGGCAGCCAATTTTTCATCAATCAAAATCCTAAGAACCAAGCCAACCAAGTCAAAGAAGGTGATTACCCTACGCCAATTATCGATGCCTACAAAGATGGGGGAAACTTGAGCTTGGATGGTAAGTATACTGTCTTTGGCCAAGTCATTTCTGGTATGGATATTGTGGACAAGATTGCCGCAGTCGAAACTGGTGATAGGGACAAACCAAAAGAAAAGGTTACCATTAACAAAATTACGGTTAAACAAGAAGCCAAAAGCAAGTGA
- a CDS encoding metal ABC transporter permease, whose protein sequence is MIVTAMSCSLIGNILVISNQSMLADALSHSVLLGIVLGFFLTQDLNSPLLLIGASVFGVLTIVMIEAIHSQKVAQDAATGLVFTFFFALGVMLISLFARNVHLDLDVVLMGEVLFTPFVRSQLLGVDLPVALLRGSLLLIFLALFYFLYFRRLSLYLFDKTQARLVGVNLGLLKMSLTFLVSLTIVAAFDSLGSITVISFLVAPAMIASLWSQTFLTFTMLSLLSSILLASLGYYLGMLLDVTVSGISAVVALISFLVLLLVKNIVVLISKRKPI, encoded by the coding sequence ATGATTGTTACTGCTATGTCTTGCAGTTTGATTGGTAACATTTTAGTGATCAGCAATCAAAGTATGCTTGCAGATGCTTTGTCACACTCAGTTCTTTTGGGAATTGTGTTGGGATTCTTTCTGACACAAGATTTAAATTCTCCCTTGCTATTGATTGGTGCCAGTGTATTTGGGGTACTGACGATTGTTATGATTGAAGCCATTCATAGTCAAAAAGTCGCCCAAGATGCAGCGACAGGTTTAGTTTTTACATTCTTTTTCGCACTGGGAGTTATGCTGATTTCTTTATTTGCTAGAAATGTTCATTTGGATTTAGATGTGGTCTTGATGGGAGAAGTTCTTTTTACGCCATTTGTGAGAAGCCAACTTTTGGGAGTTGATTTACCGGTTGCCTTATTGAGGGGGAGTTTACTTTTAATTTTTCTAGCACTCTTTTATTTCCTATACTTTCGACGTTTGTCTCTTTATTTATTCGATAAAACACAGGCTAGGTTGGTGGGAGTCAATCTTGGACTGCTGAAAATGTCTCTGACCTTTCTGGTTTCTTTGACGATTGTGGCTGCTTTTGATAGTTTGGGCTCAATCACAGTCATTAGCTTTTTGGTTGCTCCTGCCATGATAGCTAGCCTATGGTCGCAGACTTTTCTGACTTTTACGATGCTTAGTCTCCTTTCATCCATTCTATTGGCTAGTTTGGGATATTACTTGGGAATGCTGCTTGATGTGACCGTTTCTGGTATTTCAGCAGTAGTAGCTCTGATTAGTTTTCTAGTTCTTTTATTAGTTAAAAACATCGTGGTTCTCATTTCAAAGAGAAAACCAATCTAA
- a CDS encoding metal ABC transporter permease, giving the protein MLAVLTDYSFLTVAFGTSVFALASCLLGSLSVLKRQSLIGDAIGHASYPGVILAFMVFESRNPLLLMLGAMLTGLLSYSLIYVINTYGGQSFVNALSLVSASFFGLGMVLKNLLQGNHHYQNASQAGLQTYLFGQAAFIQKSDIYLILGVSLVALGLFACFFQRLTLYLFDEGFAQMSGLPLSLIKGGQVILMTALIAVGLKVVGAILMSSFLIAPSIFGLLLGKTYKQTLVLGSLMAMASAFLGSLMSSSIRGMSTGPAIIVCMMCCLGIAFFWSTHIRKENRRV; this is encoded by the coding sequence ATGTTAGCTGTTTTGACGGACTATTCTTTTTTGACCGTAGCCTTTGGAACATCGGTTTTTGCACTCGCCTCTTGCTTGCTGGGCTCGCTTAGCGTCCTGAAGCGCCAAAGCCTTATTGGAGATGCCATTGGTCATGCGTCTTACCCAGGGGTCATCTTAGCCTTTATGGTTTTTGAATCACGCAATCCTTTACTTCTGATGTTGGGAGCCATGCTGACAGGTCTTCTCTCTTACAGTCTGATTTACGTTATTAATACTTATGGTGGGCAGAGCTTCGTTAATGCCTTATCCTTGGTATCAGCTTCGTTTTTTGGATTAGGGATGGTCTTGAAGAATCTTCTTCAGGGGAATCATCATTATCAGAATGCTTCTCAGGCTGGGCTTCAGACTTATTTATTTGGGCAGGCTGCCTTTATTCAAAAATCAGATATTTATTTGATTCTGGGAGTTTCCCTTGTGGCATTAGGACTATTCGCTTGTTTTTTCCAACGTCTAACGCTTTACCTTTTCGATGAAGGGTTTGCCCAAATGAGTGGCCTACCTCTATCGTTGATTAAAGGAGGTCAAGTTATATTGATGACAGCTTTGATTGCCGTTGGTTTGAAAGTAGTCGGTGCTATCTTGATGAGCAGTTTCCTCATTGCACCGAGTATTTTTGGTCTATTGTTAGGCAAAACCTATAAGCAAACCTTAGTTTTAGGAAGTCTGATGGCAATGGCCTCTGCCTTTTTGGGAAGTTTAATGAGTTCTAGTATTCGTGGAATGTCTACGGGACCGGCCATTATTGTTTGCATGATGTGCTGCTTAGGGATTGCTTTTTTCTGGTCTACCCATATTCGAAAGGAGAATCGGCGTGTCTGA
- a CDS encoding metal ABC transporter ATP-binding protein: METAIQIKDLSVSYQSNQALSHLNLEIPKGSRAAIVGPNGAGKSTLFKSLLQLEKAQTGHISLLGNDQPSPQWLARKVAYIPQASQVNWQFPARVFDIVLMGRYSLIDNWFKKPGKKDKEATLAALEKMDLLDFQKRQIDQLSGGQRQRVFLARALAQEADLYLMDEPLAGVDIKTEQKIMDILRDFQKEKKTSVVIHHDLQSVATYFDYLVWLNKKTIAQGTINQVLTEENYQATYQVLSQSPFLTRRKGD; encoded by the coding sequence ATGGAAACAGCTATTCAAATTAAGGATTTATCCGTATCTTATCAATCAAATCAAGCCCTATCTCATCTAAATTTAGAGATTCCTAAGGGGAGTCGTGCGGCTATTGTTGGTCCCAATGGGGCTGGGAAGTCCACTTTATTTAAGAGTCTTCTCCAATTGGAGAAGGCTCAAACTGGTCATATTTCCCTACTCGGCAATGACCAACCTTCTCCCCAGTGGTTAGCTCGAAAAGTAGCTTATATTCCCCAGGCGAGTCAAGTGAACTGGCAATTTCCAGCAAGGGTTTTTGATATAGTTTTGATGGGACGCTATTCTTTGATTGATAATTGGTTTAAGAAACCAGGGAAAAAAGATAAGGAAGCAACCTTAGCTGCTCTAGAAAAAATGGATTTGCTAGATTTTCAAAAACGCCAAATCGACCAACTATCTGGTGGACAGAGACAGCGGGTTTTTTTAGCTAGAGCGCTGGCTCAAGAAGCTGACTTGTATCTAATGGATGAGCCACTGGCTGGTGTCGATATCAAGACAGAACAGAAGATTATGGATATTCTTCGCGATTTTCAAAAGGAGAAGAAGACCTCGGTCGTTATTCACCATGATCTTCAAAGTGTGGCAACTTATTTTGATTACCTTGTTTGGCTCAACAAAAAAACAATTGCTCAGGGGACTATCAACCAAGTCTTGACAGAAGAAAATTACCAAGCAACTTATCAAGTTTTGTCACAATCGCCATTCTTGACAAGGCGTAAGGGGGATTGA